The following coding sequences lie in one Candidatus Neptunochlamydia sp. REUL1 genomic window:
- a CDS encoding dienelactone hydrolase family protein: MESETLEYQHQGATLEAFIAHDPSRGRRPTILIFHAWRGRDAFVLDKAKWLASLGYVGVALDMYGKGVLGSSTEENGKLMEPFMKNRKFLLSRMEAGLGAIQKHPSVDSAQIGAIGFCFGGLCALDFVRSGADLKAVVSFHGLLNAPDYSSKPKGKILVLHGYEDPMVSPEQLASFQDEMTKCGADWQVHAYGKTLHAFTNPAANDPELGTIYSPIAEKRSLQAMENFFSEVYQA; this comes from the coding sequence ATGGAAAGTGAAACGTTAGAATATCAGCACCAAGGAGCGACACTGGAAGCCTTCATCGCGCACGATCCCTCTCGGGGAAGGCGTCCCACTATCTTAATTTTTCATGCGTGGAGAGGTCGGGACGCTTTTGTCCTGGACAAGGCTAAGTGGCTTGCTTCTCTTGGGTACGTTGGTGTTGCCCTAGATATGTATGGAAAGGGGGTTTTGGGTTCTTCCACGGAAGAAAATGGGAAATTAATGGAACCCTTCATGAAGAATCGAAAGTTTCTTTTGAGCCGAATGGAAGCAGGTCTGGGCGCTATTCAAAAACACCCTTCAGTTGACAGCGCTCAGATAGGAGCTATCGGCTTTTGTTTTGGAGGTCTTTGCGCTCTTGACTTTGTTAGGAGTGGTGCCGACCTTAAAGCAGTGGTGAGTTTTCATGGACTCCTCAATGCTCCCGACTATTCTTCCAAGCCGAAAGGAAAAATTCTTGTGCTTCATGGCTATGAAGATCCTATGGTTTCTCCTGAGCAGCTTGCTTCTTTTCAAGACGAGATGACAAAGTGCGGTGCGGATTGGCAAGTGCATGCCTATGGGAAAACCCTCCATGCTTTCACTAATCCTGCAGCAAATGATCCAGAGCTAGGAACGATCTATAGCCCAATTGCTGAAAAGCGGTCACTTCAAGCAATGGAGAATTTTTTTTCTGAAGTCTACCAAGCGTAG
- a CDS encoding pyridoxamine 5'-phosphate oxidase family protein — MKLALIFLCSLSLFAKQPHPVAKVDTWFKEEKERTEGRFFKLASLATVSSDGRPHARMIEITNFNQSKGALFFTHEKTEKVNHLSYNPHASLNIYLPRTHRQLCIDGIVNQIPRQEAEKAWNRMPRFMKFTFIASNKGELLESQTVVENRRKELEKEYPKEVPCPPEFRGYRLAPDQIIFFEVHHRSFPTKEIATLEQNEWICTAVEP; from the coding sequence ATGAAACTTGCGCTAATCTTTTTATGTTCACTCTCTCTTTTTGCAAAACAGCCTCATCCTGTTGCTAAGGTAGATACATGGTTTAAAGAAGAAAAGGAGCGAACAGAGGGGCGCTTCTTTAAACTTGCCTCTCTAGCAACTGTTTCTTCCGATGGAAGACCCCATGCAAGAATGATTGAAATCACCAATTTCAATCAGAGTAAGGGCGCTCTCTTTTTTACCCATGAAAAAACAGAAAAAGTCAACCATCTGTCCTATAATCCCCATGCCTCGCTGAATATCTACCTACCTCGTACCCACCGCCAATTATGCATAGACGGAATCGTAAATCAAATCCCCCGCCAAGAAGCAGAAAAAGCTTGGAACAGAATGCCCCGTTTTATGAAATTCACCTTCATAGCATCTAACAAGGGAGAGCTCTTAGAGTCACAAACAGTCGTTGAAAATCGAAGAAAAGAGCTTGAAAAAGAATACCCCAAAGAAGTCCCATGCCCCCCAGAATTTAGGGGATATCGCTTAGCACCCGATCAAATTATCTTCTTTGAAGTCCATCACCGATCCTTTCCAACAAAAGAAATTGCAACATTAGAACAGAATGAATGGATCTGCACAGCTGTAGAGCCCTAG
- a CDS encoding motility associated factor glycosyltransferase family protein has protein sequence MVQTDLLEPRYPNLSFLLRFQEIEPVSNRKESVKVENLEKLDSVYIYGLGHGDSYLVLKAWLAENKERDLIFLEENLGAIAAFLETEYAAEILANPQVHIRFNLDKRRLAPFLKECAESFPLENIGIFALPSYKTSRFYRLRLMLHRLTTIQHALYLENHYYNLFFKNLHPNFYRMETAFDGNALKGVFQGTPAIICGAGPSLENNLKILNTLDHRALIIAGGSAITALSNHGVRPHFGIALDPNFEEVKRFKEASAFELPLLYASRLHPDIFQTCNGPHGYLHTQTGGAAERWLEEKLELDASPLQEGFSIEALSVTTTAIELATTLGCNPIILVGVDLAFTGGRAYASGVVATPEAFLKEKKKEVRTAERLLKRKDIYGKPIHTLVKWVMESSAISTFAKKNPHTTFINASSGGLGFKGIPNRSLKQITMPPPQDLYSKVHHVIQSRPLPISQGAVTSHLESLKKSLKKAQSYTKIAFEELHKTQGTSQDPETGRLIFAQMELETLDAYTCFLQDPDRTFLPLLERKYRPSVWNQVDPQLKWHYLHSKWDAYRSLIDFYIDQLNKEAF, from the coding sequence ATGGTCCAAACTGATCTGTTAGAGCCTCGTTATCCTAACCTTTCTTTTCTTCTGAGATTTCAAGAGATTGAGCCAGTTTCAAATAGAAAAGAATCAGTGAAGGTAGAAAACCTTGAGAAGCTCGATAGTGTGTATATCTATGGGTTGGGTCATGGGGATTCTTACCTAGTCTTAAAAGCTTGGCTTGCAGAAAACAAAGAACGAGATTTGATTTTTTTAGAAGAAAATCTCGGGGCGATTGCAGCCTTTCTTGAAACAGAATATGCCGCTGAAATCCTTGCCAATCCTCAGGTTCATATCCGCTTTAATTTGGATAAACGGCGTCTCGCTCCTTTTCTCAAGGAGTGTGCTGAATCATTTCCTCTTGAAAACATTGGGATATTTGCCCTTCCCTCGTACAAAACTTCCCGTTTTTATCGCCTTCGCCTCATGCTTCATCGCTTAACCACCATTCAACATGCCCTTTACTTAGAAAACCACTATTACAATCTCTTCTTCAAAAATCTTCATCCTAACTTTTATCGAATGGAGACAGCCTTTGATGGAAATGCTTTAAAAGGGGTGTTTCAAGGAACTCCCGCCATCATCTGCGGTGCTGGTCCGTCCCTTGAAAATAATCTAAAAATTCTCAACACACTTGATCATCGAGCGCTTATTATTGCTGGAGGGTCAGCGATCACAGCCCTAAGTAACCATGGTGTGCGTCCTCACTTTGGAATCGCTCTCGATCCAAACTTTGAAGAAGTGAAGCGCTTTAAAGAAGCCTCTGCGTTCGAGCTACCCCTACTTTATGCCTCTCGCCTCCATCCCGATATTTTCCAGACTTGCAACGGGCCTCACGGCTACCTTCATACGCAAACCGGAGGTGCTGCAGAGAGGTGGCTTGAAGAGAAACTAGAGCTTGATGCATCTCCTTTGCAAGAAGGATTTTCAATCGAAGCTCTATCGGTCACAACGACAGCAATCGAACTTGCTACGACTCTTGGGTGCAACCCCATCATTCTGGTTGGTGTGGATCTTGCTTTTACCGGGGGAAGAGCCTATGCCTCTGGAGTAGTTGCGACTCCCGAAGCGTTTCTTAAAGAAAAGAAAAAAGAAGTGCGCACGGCCGAGCGTCTTCTGAAGCGAAAAGATATTTATGGCAAGCCAATCCATACCCTTGTCAAGTGGGTCATGGAATCCTCAGCAATTTCTACCTTTGCGAAAAAGAATCCCCATACCACTTTTATCAATGCTTCTTCTGGAGGACTGGGGTTTAAAGGCATTCCCAACCGCAGTCTCAAGCAAATTACGATGCCTCCACCTCAAGATCTATATAGCAAAGTCCATCATGTGATCCAGTCCCGCCCCCTTCCTATTTCTCAAGGAGCTGTGACCTCCCACCTTGAATCCCTAAAGAAAAGCCTGAAGAAGGCACAGTCCTACACCAAGATTGCCTTTGAGGAGCTTCATAAAACTCAAGGAACCTCACAAGACCCAGAAACCGGCCGCCTCATATTTGCACAGATGGAACTTGAGACCCTCGATGCCTATACCTGTTTTTTGCAGGATCCCGATCGAACCTTCCTCCCATTGCTTGAGAGAAAATATCGCCCGTCCGTTTGGAACCAAGTCGATCCCCAACTCAAATGGCACTATCTTCACTCCAAGTGGGATGCGTACCGCTCCCTCATTGATTTCTATATTGATCAATTGAATAAAGAAGCGTTCTAG
- a CDS encoding toxin-antitoxin system YwqK family antitoxin, protein MKETYQFSEGRLTIQDPDLGIDIDASFKPLRVPKDFSEISHLVLKKDGQGGVLRAYFEIEGHFEGQYLLYYPGGGIETECFYLNGELHGPSRFYSENEVCLSETWFYQDKKEGKSTRYYLSGKLSIIERYKKGILHGKQEYYYENGNLKSEMTYSRGILEGSVELYWPNGQKKREVIFQTGLREGVDRMWNQQGVLLDEGKYRSGNPVGLHRRFFANGSLLEERHYHSPNRFDQKQWDESENLLLEGKYDPSLQYVERSWKEGEETAKVGKWDGNRIQWRSDGPN, encoded by the coding sequence ATGAAAGAAACCTATCAGTTTAGTGAGGGTCGTCTCACGATTCAAGATCCCGATTTAGGCATCGATATCGACGCCTCATTTAAACCCTTGAGAGTGCCCAAAGACTTTTCTGAAATTTCCCATCTTGTTTTAAAAAAGGATGGCCAAGGAGGAGTTCTGCGAGCCTATTTTGAAATTGAGGGGCATTTTGAAGGACAATATCTTCTCTACTATCCCGGTGGGGGTATTGAGACCGAATGTTTTTATCTGAATGGAGAACTCCATGGACCCTCCCGCTTCTATAGTGAAAATGAAGTATGCCTTTCGGAAACCTGGTTTTATCAAGATAAGAAAGAAGGGAAGTCTACCCGCTATTACCTTTCAGGAAAACTTAGCATTATTGAGCGCTACAAGAAGGGAATATTGCATGGAAAGCAAGAATATTATTATGAAAATGGCAATCTTAAATCAGAAATGACTTATTCGAGAGGAATATTGGAAGGCTCTGTTGAGCTTTACTGGCCCAACGGGCAAAAAAAACGGGAAGTCATTTTTCAAACAGGGCTTCGTGAAGGGGTTGACCGCATGTGGAATCAACAGGGAGTGCTCCTTGATGAAGGAAAGTACAGAAGTGGAAATCCCGTTGGTCTACATCGTCGTTTTTTTGCAAATGGTTCGCTCCTTGAAGAGCGTCATTACCATTCCCCGAATCGATTTGATCAAAAGCAGTGGGATGAAAGTGAGAACCTCCTTTTAGAGGGGAAGTATGACCCCTCTCTTCAATATGTAGAGAGATCCTGGAAAGAAGGAGAAGAAACTGCCAAAGTAGGAAAGTGGGACGGAAATCGCATTCAGTGGAGAAGCGATGGTCCAAACTGA
- a CDS encoding motility associated factor glycosyltransferase family protein, with product MNLLRMLDEKNPLFALELRTEKKRDVPFVDLPLPKSETVALYLYALGPISWQQKVLEWLDENPTRKIYLIPEDPQILHNISLPFMEHSRLKVGSEYLPYAWEHLFKPWELIGGDPNVLGEWILGTELTLCLYNDFGVPLMSNVFDNLLMKEEIKRGDALEGKFRGTPAIICGAGPSLEDRLDEVKKLQDRALIIGGGSALAPLSRANIPIHFSAALDPDPPTERFYRQNHFETPLFYQNQVSHTLLTHHHGPKLCLGQSGSFALEEYLTEELALPPCDVGWNVSTFSTMVAVLLGCDPIYFVGLDLCVYDEASYAAGVEGMDERLNPIRMEDRQGNVVFTRPDFLMSKRWLEEFARKHPQTTFINTSTRGLKLEGIQDGPLMVSSCCTDLSAKVYQKVISAPSVGLSSIPEKFHHLDESLEKTRAILTEFMEALEQRKNTVLQECELEEELFFQYHLFPLWEVWKNLLQTDEILGRMTDLPFEKKLQQVLFYQDVTEKFCHERNLSV from the coding sequence ATGAATCTCTTAAGAATGCTCGATGAGAAAAATCCTCTATTTGCTCTAGAACTCCGCACTGAAAAGAAGCGAGATGTTCCTTTTGTTGATCTTCCTCTTCCAAAAAGTGAAACCGTAGCGCTTTATCTTTATGCTCTTGGTCCGATCTCTTGGCAACAAAAGGTTCTAGAGTGGCTTGATGAAAATCCTACTCGAAAAATCTACCTTATCCCTGAAGATCCCCAGATTCTTCATAATATTTCTCTTCCATTCATGGAACACTCTCGCCTAAAAGTTGGCAGTGAATACCTTCCGTATGCATGGGAGCATCTTTTTAAACCATGGGAGTTAATAGGGGGCGATCCTAACGTACTTGGGGAATGGATTTTGGGAACCGAGCTCACTCTTTGCTTGTATAACGACTTTGGGGTTCCCCTGATGTCGAATGTTTTTGATAACCTTCTAATGAAGGAGGAAATCAAAAGAGGGGATGCTCTAGAAGGAAAGTTTCGGGGAACGCCAGCAATCATTTGCGGCGCAGGACCGTCTCTTGAAGATCGTTTGGATGAAGTCAAAAAACTTCAGGATCGAGCATTGATCATTGGAGGTGGCTCAGCGCTTGCTCCACTGTCGCGGGCTAATATTCCGATTCACTTCTCTGCGGCGCTTGATCCCGATCCCCCTACAGAAAGATTTTATCGACAGAACCATTTTGAGACTCCTCTGTTTTACCAAAATCAAGTGAGTCATACCTTGCTTACTCATCATCATGGTCCGAAACTTTGTTTGGGACAGAGTGGAAGTTTTGCTTTAGAGGAGTATCTTACCGAGGAACTTGCACTTCCACCATGCGATGTGGGTTGGAACGTCTCTACATTTTCAACGATGGTAGCTGTCCTTTTAGGGTGCGATCCTATTTATTTCGTGGGTCTTGATCTTTGTGTGTACGATGAAGCTTCTTATGCCGCCGGCGTTGAGGGAATGGATGAGCGTTTAAATCCAATTCGGATGGAGGATAGGCAGGGAAACGTTGTTTTTACTCGTCCCGATTTTTTGATGAGCAAGAGGTGGTTAGAGGAGTTTGCTAGGAAGCATCCTCAAACCACTTTTATCAACACAAGCACGCGCGGACTTAAGTTAGAAGGAATCCAAGATGGACCTCTTATGGTCTCTTCTTGCTGCACAGATTTATCTGCAAAGGTATACCAAAAAGTAATCTCGGCGCCTTCTGTTGGTTTATCTTCAATCCCTGAGAAATTTCATCACCTTGATGAAAGTTTGGAGAAGACCCGAGCGATCCTAACGGAGTTTATGGAAGCCCTAGAACAAAGGAAAAATACAGTTCTTCAGGAATGCGAACTTGAAGAAGAACTCTTTTTCCAATATCACCTTTTCCCTTTATGGGAGGTGTGGAAAAATCTTCTTCAAACCGATGAAATTTTGGGAAGGATGACCGATCTCCCTTTTGAAAAAAAACTCCAACAAGTCCTCTTTTATCAAGATGTAACCGAGAAATTTTGCCATGAAAGAAACCTATCAGTTTAG
- a CDS encoding type I restriction enzyme HsdR N-terminal domain-containing protein, translating into MAVMVLSPQHRQIYDSIRKKWVDAFPEEVVRQKILSHLVNQLGYPTHAIVVERKLSELPQVSEKKVPSRRIDILCLESETLRPLLLIECKAVALQEKMFAQALGYNAYIKAPLICLANDEGFLLRWENDSSIKERNQLPTYESLKNAR; encoded by the coding sequence ATGGCAGTTATGGTGTTGTCTCCCCAGCATAGACAAATTTATGACTCAATTCGAAAGAAATGGGTTGATGCGTTTCCTGAAGAGGTAGTGAGACAAAAGATATTGAGCCATCTCGTGAATCAGTTGGGATATCCAACTCATGCCATTGTTGTTGAGAGAAAATTATCAGAGCTTCCTCAGGTATCGGAAAAGAAAGTTCCTAGTCGCCGTATTGATATTTTATGTCTTGAGTCTGAAACACTCCGTCCTCTTCTTCTCATTGAATGTAAAGCTGTGGCTCTCCAGGAAAAGATGTTTGCACAAGCCCTTGGATATAACGCCTATATCAAAGCTCCGCTGATTTGTCTTGCCAATGATGAGGGATTCCTATTACGATGGGAAAACGATTCTTCCATTAAAGAAAGGAATCAGTTGCCTACCTATGAATCTCTTAAGAATGCTCGATGA
- the hpf gene encoding ribosome hibernation-promoting factor, HPF/YfiA family: MTDSSKKFDQQEYTINIIGKHIEVTKPIRGYVEEKISRIEAFSTHIIDVRVNLDVQKLNHTVDIIMKFFHFKVNVHAITENLYTSIDKAFERLYTKLRKWKGRIQDHHAKGVSVTEMEINVFEHAQHEIEEINQEIIDANNESLKENYTLPKVIKKKKRSLKNLTMDEAVMKMELSNDHFMIYRSEEEQALKVIYRRRDGSYGVVSPA; the protein is encoded by the coding sequence ATGACCGATAGCTCTAAGAAATTTGATCAACAAGAATATACCATTAACATCATTGGAAAACATATTGAAGTCACTAAGCCGATTCGGGGTTACGTCGAAGAGAAGATTTCTAGGATCGAAGCTTTCTCGACGCACATCATTGATGTCAGGGTCAATCTCGACGTGCAGAAATTGAATCATACGGTTGATATCATCATGAAATTTTTTCATTTCAAGGTGAACGTTCATGCCATTACCGAAAACCTATATACCTCTATTGATAAAGCGTTTGAGCGTCTCTATACAAAACTTCGAAAATGGAAGGGTCGGATTCAGGACCACCATGCAAAAGGAGTGTCTGTTACTGAAATGGAGATCAACGTCTTCGAACATGCTCAGCATGAAATCGAGGAGATTAATCAAGAGATTATTGATGCAAACAACGAGTCTTTGAAAGAGAATTATACGCTCCCGAAGGTGATTAAGAAGAAAAAACGCTCCTTAAAGAATCTCACGATGGATGAAGCAGTTATGAAAATGGAGCTGTCGAATGACCATTTTATGATCTATCGATCAGAAGAAGAACAGGCTCTTAAGGTAATCTACCGTCGGCGTGATGGCAGTTATGGTGTTGTCTCCCCAGCATAG
- a CDS encoding transposase has protein sequence MGSDGNGWFFFAGKGGGGLVDYGYKGKGVTNHLLVDEEGSPIALEVTSAKGDERLQVEPLLERVSKQIKIFQKETGRLPIFEADKGYDASALRVKLLRRNIYPIIAKRKMGKHPEDKKIASWIRRRRWQVERAISWLQRKFRRLVVRSERKLDYWKGFLNFSLIKYWVDSLSG, from the coding sequence TTGGGATCGGATGGCAACGGATGGTTTTTTTTCGCAGGCAAAGGAGGAGGAGGATTAGTTGACTATGGATACAAAGGGAAAGGAGTCACAAACCACCTTTTAGTCGATGAAGAAGGGAGCCCAATTGCACTTGAAGTAACGAGTGCTAAAGGAGATGAGAGATTACAAGTAGAGCCTCTGCTTGAAAGAGTAAGCAAGCAGATAAAAATCTTCCAAAAAGAGACAGGAAGGCTTCCCATATTCGAAGCAGATAAAGGTTATGATGCAAGTGCACTAAGGGTAAAATTGTTAAGACGGAATATTTATCCGATTATAGCCAAAAGGAAGATGGGGAAACATCCAGAAGATAAGAAAATTGCGTCTTGGATTCGAAGGAGGCGATGGCAAGTAGAAAGGGCAATATCATGGCTTCAAAGAAAGTTCAGACGACTTGTTGTGCGTTCGGAAAGAAAATTAGATTACTGGAAAGGATTTTTGAATTTTAGCCTTATTAAATACTGGGTGGATAGCCTATCGGGATAG
- a CDS encoding class I SAM-dependent methyltransferase, whose product MNGTLDRLLIRKHRGCYLKYLSLIHEIEIRTIVEIGVYRGKNAEVLRKEFPDAHLYLIDPWAPDASYQASGSAVSEDQKVYDKARKRTYGLFENDPHVTIIEEPSHKAAPLVPENIDLVFIDANHAYSSVCQDITIWKPKIRSGGILSGHNFGRPRLPGVKKAVSELLPTYHLGQDEVWYHFVIAKK is encoded by the coding sequence ATGAATGGAACGCTAGACCGCCTTCTGATACGCAAGCACCGAGGCTGCTACCTCAAATATCTTTCTCTCATCCATGAGATTGAGATTAGGACTATCGTTGAAATCGGTGTCTATAGAGGAAAAAATGCAGAGGTACTTCGCAAAGAATTCCCCGATGCTCATCTATACCTTATCGATCCCTGGGCTCCTGATGCATCCTACCAAGCCTCCGGCAGTGCCGTTTCAGAAGATCAAAAGGTTTACGATAAGGCTAGAAAGCGCACCTACGGCTTGTTTGAAAATGACCCTCACGTCACCATCATTGAAGAACCCTCCCACAAAGCAGCTCCCCTTGTCCCAGAAAATATTGACCTTGTATTTATAGATGCCAATCATGCCTACTCCTCAGTCTGTCAAGATATCACCATCTGGAAACCTAAGATTCGCTCTGGTGGGATCCTTTCTGGGCACAATTTTGGCCGCCCCCGTCTCCCCGGCGTTAAAAAAGCAGTTAGTGAACTTCTCCCCACCTACCACCTGGGTCAAGATGAAGTCTGGTATCATTTTGTAATCGCAAAAAAATAG
- the recO gene encoding DNA repair protein RecO, producing the protein MKDKRVEGVVLRATPYRENDRILTVLTPDRGVISLYVRRLSKSQPAILNLTTPLCRAEFVFKKGKTDLYRFLDGTIINLHLPLRRSYRHLEVAGKILQAILKTQMPGKDSYSLYLLLISFLKKLPEAVEPETFWATFQLKLLKHEGLLEIAENCLLCSSAPAMQILDGESRCSQCGGALGFPFKNEEWRILRNLFDTRSFDSLLALKLSPYLTSGIDACFQSAVML; encoded by the coding sequence ATGAAAGATAAACGTGTTGAGGGCGTGGTGCTGCGTGCTACCCCCTATAGAGAAAATGATCGAATTTTGACAGTGCTCACCCCCGATCGTGGGGTGATCAGCCTCTATGTGAGAAGACTTTCAAAAAGCCAGCCAGCCATACTTAACCTCACCACCCCTCTCTGCCGCGCTGAATTTGTTTTTAAAAAAGGAAAAACCGATCTCTATCGTTTTTTAGATGGAACCATCATAAATCTTCACCTTCCCTTGCGCCGCTCCTACCGCCATCTAGAGGTTGCAGGAAAAATTCTTCAAGCAATTTTAAAAACCCAAATGCCGGGAAAAGACTCCTATTCTCTCTACCTTTTATTAATCAGCTTTTTAAAAAAACTTCCAGAAGCCGTAGAGCCAGAGACCTTTTGGGCCACATTTCAACTTAAACTTCTCAAACACGAAGGCCTTCTTGAAATTGCTGAAAATTGCCTTTTGTGTTCATCAGCCCCCGCCATGCAAATCCTAGACGGAGAAAGTCGTTGCTCCCAATGTGGAGGAGCGTTGGGCTTTCCTTTCAAAAACGAAGAATGGAGAATTCTTCGCAACTTGTTTGACACGCGAAGTTTCGACTCTCTGCTTGCCCTCAAACTCTCACCCTATCTCACCAGTGGAATAGATGCTTGTTTCCAAAGCGCAGTCATGCTATAG
- a CDS encoding NAD-dependent succinate-semialdehyde dehydrogenase, with translation MIKDKKLLRTDSYIHGKWVKGKKTFPVLNPFDGKKVADVSEIGGKEAKDAIECAHKAFESWKNTSACERGELLRKWDALMNENWEDLATLLTLEQGKPYEQSTHELMGNNGFFNWHAEEAKRLTGLTILSPDPNRRFMTLKQPVGVVAVVTPWNFPSVLPIQKCAPALAAGCTIVMKPAEDTPLSALALAELANRAGIPPGVFNVLTCKDPHEVGYELSHHPLVRKFTFTGSTAVGKTLISAAGSTAKNVTMELGGNCPAVIFDDADVDKAVQGTFWFKFYNAGQCCNNINRFLVHKNVHDQFVDKFKKMMEEHLRPGNGLDKNTSVGPLINEEGIAKCESLVDDALSKGATAILGGARSTAGKLIYEPTLLVDMDPKMEMYRDEVFGPVAPIYRFSSEEEAIKMANDTNYGLAAYLFSENIGRTWRVAENFEAGAVGVNTTDVVSEVLPFGGWKESGLGRENGVHGSLDAYCETKSLIIAGIQK, from the coding sequence ATGATTAAAGATAAGAAATTACTCCGGACAGACAGCTATATCCACGGAAAATGGGTAAAGGGAAAGAAAACCTTTCCTGTTCTCAATCCTTTTGATGGAAAAAAGGTTGCTGACGTCTCAGAAATCGGGGGGAAAGAGGCAAAAGATGCGATCGAATGCGCCCACAAAGCGTTCGAGTCTTGGAAAAACACCAGTGCTTGCGAGAGGGGAGAGCTCCTTAGAAAATGGGACGCACTCATGAATGAAAACTGGGAAGACCTCGCAACCCTTCTCACTTTAGAGCAAGGGAAACCCTACGAACAATCAACCCATGAGCTCATGGGAAACAATGGATTTTTCAATTGGCATGCCGAAGAAGCAAAAAGGCTCACCGGGCTCACGATTCTATCTCCCGATCCAAACCGCCGCTTCATGACACTCAAACAACCCGTTGGCGTGGTTGCTGTCGTCACTCCATGGAACTTTCCTTCAGTGCTTCCAATTCAAAAATGTGCCCCTGCCTTAGCAGCGGGCTGCACCATTGTAATGAAACCTGCAGAAGATACTCCCCTATCCGCCCTAGCTCTTGCTGAGCTTGCCAATCGCGCAGGAATTCCTCCGGGTGTTTTCAATGTCCTGACCTGCAAAGATCCTCATGAAGTGGGATACGAGCTCTCCCATCATCCACTCGTTCGAAAATTCACATTTACGGGATCGACCGCAGTAGGAAAGACATTGATCAGCGCTGCAGGAAGTACTGCGAAAAATGTCACGATGGAACTTGGGGGAAACTGTCCCGCCGTAATCTTTGATGATGCCGATGTTGACAAAGCCGTCCAAGGAACATTCTGGTTTAAGTTTTATAATGCAGGACAGTGCTGCAACAACATCAATCGCTTCTTAGTTCACAAAAATGTCCATGATCAGTTCGTTGACAAGTTCAAGAAGATGATGGAGGAGCATCTTCGCCCTGGAAATGGCCTTGATAAAAATACTTCTGTTGGTCCTCTGATTAACGAAGAAGGGATTGCCAAATGCGAATCTCTCGTTGACGATGCCCTCTCAAAAGGAGCCACCGCCATTCTTGGAGGAGCTCGCTCCACAGCAGGCAAACTGATCTATGAACCCACCCTTCTCGTTGATATGGATCCCAAAATGGAAATGTATCGTGATGAAGTCTTCGGGCCTGTCGCGCCTATCTACCGCTTCTCGAGTGAGGAAGAAGCAATTAAAATGGCCAATGATACCAACTACGGTCTTGCGGCCTATCTTTTCAGCGAAAACATCGGCCGCACCTGGAGAGTCGCTGAGAATTTTGAAGCGGGAGCCGTCGGCGTAAATACGACTGATGTAGTTTCTGAAGTTCTCCCCTTCGGTGGATGGAAAGAATCGGGACTTGGTCGCGAAAATGGAGTCCATGGAAGCCTTGATGCTTACTGCGAAACCAAATCTCTAATCATTGCTGGTATTCAAAAATAG
- a CDS encoding IS630 family transposase: MQKIAKYKKLGMPIVYIDESGFAHDMPRTHGYAKIGERCFGTHDWGAKGRTNVIGALIGKSLLTLALFDCTINTDAFTAWTEQDLLPKLSTESVIVMDNAAFHKGKFMQQRIKAAGHTLEYLPPYSPDLNPIEHKWAQAKSKRRKYRCGIDELFKGYYI, encoded by the coding sequence GTGCAAAAAATTGCAAAATATAAAAAATTGGGAATGCCAATTGTATATATTGATGAGAGTGGATTTGCGCATGATATGCCTCGAACTCATGGTTATGCAAAAATAGGAGAGCGTTGCTTTGGCACTCATGACTGGGGAGCAAAGGGTCGGACCAATGTAATAGGAGCACTCATTGGAAAAAGTCTTCTTACTCTTGCCCTATTCGATTGCACAATTAATACAGATGCTTTCACTGCTTGGACCGAGCAAGACTTGTTACCAAAGTTGTCTACTGAAAGCGTCATAGTTATGGATAATGCTGCGTTCCATAAAGGTAAATTTATGCAGCAAAGGATTAAAGCTGCAGGACATACCTTAGAATATCTCCCTCCATATTCTCCTGATTTAAATCCAATTGAACACAAGTGGGCTCAGGCAAAGTCTAAGCGAAGAAAATATCGATGCGGAATAGATGAACTTTTCAAGGGATATTACATATAA